In the Sus scrofa isolate TJ Tabasco breed Duroc chromosome 6, Sscrofa11.1, whole genome shotgun sequence genome, one interval contains:
- the ZMYM1 gene encoding zinc finger MYM-type protein 1 isoform X2 — protein sequence MTLIPLHRSRNLQILHVELHFKDILNLKDVISVQLEDTTTSKNFCSQSCLSSYEKRKPFVTICSNSISTKCSMCQKTTLIQYEVKYQNVKHSLCSNACFSKFHSANNLIMNCCENCGAYCYTSSNLFDMLQMEGQSHSFNSSKSIIAYKQKPAKTLISVVCKSLKSSDEIIETTNDLGKTELFCSINCFSTYSKTKMDSSTVNVPMVHDASMDLLSPKKDTTPVISNIMSLADTHDTLPIMNADVLQGTVSSVTANVISDISKISPCESSNGVADVEQPSLSPSSSVLGQHTVGSSTEVQKDHVSNQDATYNMKSMKISDGLCHPKFTSKVQKVKGKSRSIKKSWCSNFQQLENSIKKDVIFCYSCHLFCQKIFSCRGESFAAQGISNWKKALEKFRKHEKSEMHLKSLQFWKEHQFCEEVVSDEAVNDSLSKHSKQIDGNKKYLKLIIENILFLGKQCLLIRGNDQSISSVNKGNFLELLEIRAKDKGEQVFQLMNSQVDFYNSTQIQNDIIEIIKSEMLQDIVNEINVSSAFSIICDEITDSATKGQLSICVRYPQKTSKTILIKERFLGFMDFEEKTGTSLHGTIKTYLQQIGIDLNKIRGQAYDSTSNWREKFNKIAAEFKKEEPRALYLHCYAHFLDLAVIRFCKEVKELRSALNTLSSLFNTIHMSREMSAHFRNIYKLSQNKTCKKDTSQSCWTVRDRTLLSVIEGLPEIIETLEVLSSHSSNTSSADELSGLLALVSKFEFIFCLKFLYRVLSVTGILSKELQSETIDIFSLSSKIEAILECLSSERNDNYFKTLWNGAEEICQKITCKGFEVERPSFQKRKKLKKTVDLGNSECTFFPASTEEQYKISIYYQGLDTILQNLKLCFSEFDYCKMKQISELLFKWNEPLNEAAAKDVQEFYKLDADIIPELRFYRQYAKLNFVLEYDCINFSNLGYLFIQHGLHNNIPCISELLYTALSWPVISASVENSFSILARLKTYLCHTRGQEKLSGLALMAVEQELVSKLMEPERLNEIVEKFILQVKEI from the exons agaTATTTTAAATCTAAAGGATGTGATCAGTGTCCAGCTGGAAGATACTACCACAAGTAAAAATTTTTGCAGCCAGTCTTGCCTTTCatcatatgagaaaagaaaaccatttgtTACCATATGTTCTAATAGTATTTCAACCAAGTGCAGTATGTGTCAGAAGACTACTCTT atTCAATATGAAGTAAAATACCAGAACGTGAAACATAGTCTTTGCAGTAATGCCTGTTTTTCCAAGTTTCACTCTGCTAACAACCTCATCATGAACTGTTGTGAGAACTGTGGAGCTTACTGTTACACCAGCTCTAATCTGTTTGATATGCTTCAGATGGAAGGACAGTCTCATTCCTTTAATAGTTCAAAGAGTATCATAGCATATAAGCAG AAACCAGCCAAAACACTTATATCTGTTGTTTGCAAATCATTGAAGTCCTCAGATGAAATAATTGAGACTACCAATGACCTGGGGAAGACAGAGCTTTTCTGTTCTATTAATTGTTTCTCCACTTATAGTAAAACTAAGATGGACTCTTCTACAG TAAATGTTCCCATGGTGCATGATGCTTCAATGGAtctcctttctccaaagaaagataCAACTCCAGTTATAAGCAATATAATGTCATTGGCAGATACTCATGATACCCTGCCCATCATGAACGCTGATGTATTACAAG GTACAGTTTCTTCAGTAACAGCAAATGTCATTTCGGAT ATTTCTAAGATTTCACCCTGTGAATCAAGTAATGGTGTTGCTGATGTGGAGCAGCCAAGCCTTTCACCATCTTCATCAGTACTTGGTCAGCACACAGTTGGCTCCAGTACAGAAGTACAAAAAGATCATGTGTCAAACCAAGATGCTACATACAATATGAAATCTATGAAAATAAGCGATGGACTATGTCATCCAAAATTTACATCCAAAGTACAAAAAGTTAAAGGTAAATCACGAAGTATTAAAAAATCTTGGTGTTCAAATTTTCAGCAATTAGAAAACAGTATTAAAAAGGATGTGATATTCTGTTATTCGTGCCATTTGTTCTGCCAGAAAATTTTTAGCTGTAGAGGAGAATCATTTGCAGCCCAAGGAATTTCCAATTGGAAAAAAGCTCTGGAAAAATTTAGAAAGCATGAAAAAAGTGAAATGCATTTGAAGTCATTGCAGTTTTGGAAGGAACACCAGTTTTGTGAAGAAGTTGTTAGTGATGAAGCTGTTAATGACAGTTTATCTAAACATTCGAAACAGattgatggaaataaaaaatacctaaagcttataattgaaaatattttatttcttggaaagCAGTGTTTACTTATAAGAGGAAATGACCAGTCTATTTCATCTGTGAATAAAGGCAATTTTTTAGAATTGTTAGAAATTCGAGCAAAAGATAAAGGAGAACAGGTATTTCAACTTATGAATTCGCAAGTTGACTTCTATAATAGTACACAAATTCAAAATGatattattgaaataataaaGAGTGAAATGTTGCAAGATATTGTGAATGAGATCAATGTCTCCTCAGCTTTTTCAATAATATGTGATGAGATAACTGATAGTGCCACTAAAGGGCAGCTCTCAATTTGTGTAAGGTACCcacaaaaaacatcaaaaactatattaattaaagaaagatttttgGGTTTCATGGATTTTGAAGAGAAGACTGGGACTAGCTTACATGGGACTATTAAAACTTACCTGCAGCAAATTGGAATTGATTTGAATAAAATACGAGGCCAGGCATATGATAGTACCAGTAATTGGAGggagaaatttaataaaattgcagCAGAATTCAAGAAGGAAGAGCCAAGAGCTTTGTACTTACATTGTTATGCACATTTTTTGGATTTAGCGGTGATTAGATTTTGTAAAGAAGTAAAAGAGCTCCGAAGCGCTCTAAATACTCTCAGTTCTTTGTTCAACACTATTCATATGTCTAGGGAAATGTCTGCACATTTTCGAAACATTTATAAACTaagtcaaaacaaaacatgcaAGAAAGATACCTCGCAATCATGTTGGACAGTCCGTGATCGTACATTACTGTCTGTGATTGAGGGTCTTCCAGAGATCATTGAAACACTGGAAGTTCTGTCAAGCCATTCTTCAAACACAAGTTCAGCTGATGAATTGAGTGGTTTGTTGGCATTGGTTTCCAAATTTGAATTTATCTTTTGTTTGAAATTTCTTTATCGAGTACTAAGTGTTACAGGAATTCTTTCTAAGGAGCTTCAAAGTGAAACCATagacattttttctttgtcttcaaaaATAGAAGCAATCTTGGAATGTTTATCATCTGAAAGAAATGATAACTATTTCAAAACTCTCTGGAATGGAGCAGAAGAAATTTGTCAAAAAATAACTTGTAAAGGTTTTGAGGTTGAAAGACcttcatttcagaaaagaaaaaaacttaagaaaacagTAGATCTTGGCAATTCAGAGTGCACGTTTTTTCCTGCCTCAACAGAAGAACAATATAAAATTAGCATTTATTACCAAGGCTTGGATACtatattacaaaatttaaaattgtgtttttcagAATTTGATTACTGTAAGATGAAGCAAATTTCAGAACTGTTATTTAAATGGAATGAACCATTAAATGAAGCAGCAGCCAAAGATGTCCAAGAATTTTATAAACTTGATGCAGACATCATCCCAGAACTTAGATTTTATCGGCAATATGCAAAGCTCAACTTTGTCCTAGAGTATGATTGTATCAACTTCAGCAATCTTGGTTATTTGTTTATTCAGCATGGTCTTCACAATAATATTCCTTGCATATCAGAGCTATTATATACTGCTTTGTCTTGGCCAGTTATTTCAGCAAGTgttgaaaattcattttctataCTGGCTCGtcttaaaacatatttatgtCATACCAGGGGACAAGAAAAGCTTAGTGGCTTGGCCCTAATGGCTGTTGAGCAGGAATTAGTAAGTAAACTGATGGAGCCTGAAAGACTCAATGAAATTGTGGAAAAATTTATCCTTCAGGTGAAAGAAATATAA
- the ZMYM1 gene encoding zinc finger MYM-type protein 1 isoform X3, translated as MCQKTTLIQYEVKYQNVKHSLCSNACFSKFHSANNLIMNCCENCGAYCYTSSNLFDMLQMEGQSHSFNSSKSIIAYKQKPAKTLISVVCKSLKSSDEIIETTNDLGKTELFCSINCFSTYSKTKMDSSTVNVPMVHDASMDLLSPKKDTTPVISNIMSLADTHDTLPIMNADVLQGTVSSVTANVISDISKISPCESSNGVADVEQPSLSPSSSVLGQHTVGSSTEVQKDHVSNQDATYNMKSMKISDGLCHPKFTSKVQKVKGKSRSIKKSWCSNFQQLENSIKKDVIFCYSCHLFCQKIFSCRGESFAAQGISNWKKALEKFRKHEKSEMHLKSLQFWKEHQFCEEVVSDEAVNDSLSKHSKQIDGNKKYLKLIIENILFLGKQCLLIRGNDQSISSVNKGNFLELLEIRAKDKGEQVFQLMNSQVDFYNSTQIQNDIIEIIKSEMLQDIVNEINVSSAFSIICDEITDSATKGQLSICVRYPQKTSKTILIKERFLGFMDFEEKTGTSLHGTIKTYLQQIGIDLNKIRGQAYDSTSNWREKFNKIAAEFKKEEPRALYLHCYAHFLDLAVIRFCKEVKELRSALNTLSSLFNTIHMSREMSAHFRNIYKLSQNKTCKKDTSQSCWTVRDRTLLSVIEGLPEIIETLEVLSSHSSNTSSADELSGLLALVSKFEFIFCLKFLYRVLSVTGILSKELQSETIDIFSLSSKIEAILECLSSERNDNYFKTLWNGAEEICQKITCKGFEVERPSFQKRKKLKKTVDLGNSECTFFPASTEEQYKISIYYQGLDTILQNLKLCFSEFDYCKMKQISELLFKWNEPLNEAAAKDVQEFYKLDADIIPELRFYRQYAKLNFVLEYDCINFSNLGYLFIQHGLHNNIPCISELLYTALSWPVISASVENSFSILARLKTYLCHTRGQEKLSGLALMAVEQELVSKLMEPERLNEIVEKFILQVKEI; from the exons ATGTGTCAGAAGACTACTCTT atTCAATATGAAGTAAAATACCAGAACGTGAAACATAGTCTTTGCAGTAATGCCTGTTTTTCCAAGTTTCACTCTGCTAACAACCTCATCATGAACTGTTGTGAGAACTGTGGAGCTTACTGTTACACCAGCTCTAATCTGTTTGATATGCTTCAGATGGAAGGACAGTCTCATTCCTTTAATAGTTCAAAGAGTATCATAGCATATAAGCAG AAACCAGCCAAAACACTTATATCTGTTGTTTGCAAATCATTGAAGTCCTCAGATGAAATAATTGAGACTACCAATGACCTGGGGAAGACAGAGCTTTTCTGTTCTATTAATTGTTTCTCCACTTATAGTAAAACTAAGATGGACTCTTCTACAG TAAATGTTCCCATGGTGCATGATGCTTCAATGGAtctcctttctccaaagaaagataCAACTCCAGTTATAAGCAATATAATGTCATTGGCAGATACTCATGATACCCTGCCCATCATGAACGCTGATGTATTACAAG GTACAGTTTCTTCAGTAACAGCAAATGTCATTTCGGAT ATTTCTAAGATTTCACCCTGTGAATCAAGTAATGGTGTTGCTGATGTGGAGCAGCCAAGCCTTTCACCATCTTCATCAGTACTTGGTCAGCACACAGTTGGCTCCAGTACAGAAGTACAAAAAGATCATGTGTCAAACCAAGATGCTACATACAATATGAAATCTATGAAAATAAGCGATGGACTATGTCATCCAAAATTTACATCCAAAGTACAAAAAGTTAAAGGTAAATCACGAAGTATTAAAAAATCTTGGTGTTCAAATTTTCAGCAATTAGAAAACAGTATTAAAAAGGATGTGATATTCTGTTATTCGTGCCATTTGTTCTGCCAGAAAATTTTTAGCTGTAGAGGAGAATCATTTGCAGCCCAAGGAATTTCCAATTGGAAAAAAGCTCTGGAAAAATTTAGAAAGCATGAAAAAAGTGAAATGCATTTGAAGTCATTGCAGTTTTGGAAGGAACACCAGTTTTGTGAAGAAGTTGTTAGTGATGAAGCTGTTAATGACAGTTTATCTAAACATTCGAAACAGattgatggaaataaaaaatacctaaagcttataattgaaaatattttatttcttggaaagCAGTGTTTACTTATAAGAGGAAATGACCAGTCTATTTCATCTGTGAATAAAGGCAATTTTTTAGAATTGTTAGAAATTCGAGCAAAAGATAAAGGAGAACAGGTATTTCAACTTATGAATTCGCAAGTTGACTTCTATAATAGTACACAAATTCAAAATGatattattgaaataataaaGAGTGAAATGTTGCAAGATATTGTGAATGAGATCAATGTCTCCTCAGCTTTTTCAATAATATGTGATGAGATAACTGATAGTGCCACTAAAGGGCAGCTCTCAATTTGTGTAAGGTACCcacaaaaaacatcaaaaactatattaattaaagaaagatttttgGGTTTCATGGATTTTGAAGAGAAGACTGGGACTAGCTTACATGGGACTATTAAAACTTACCTGCAGCAAATTGGAATTGATTTGAATAAAATACGAGGCCAGGCATATGATAGTACCAGTAATTGGAGggagaaatttaataaaattgcagCAGAATTCAAGAAGGAAGAGCCAAGAGCTTTGTACTTACATTGTTATGCACATTTTTTGGATTTAGCGGTGATTAGATTTTGTAAAGAAGTAAAAGAGCTCCGAAGCGCTCTAAATACTCTCAGTTCTTTGTTCAACACTATTCATATGTCTAGGGAAATGTCTGCACATTTTCGAAACATTTATAAACTaagtcaaaacaaaacatgcaAGAAAGATACCTCGCAATCATGTTGGACAGTCCGTGATCGTACATTACTGTCTGTGATTGAGGGTCTTCCAGAGATCATTGAAACACTGGAAGTTCTGTCAAGCCATTCTTCAAACACAAGTTCAGCTGATGAATTGAGTGGTTTGTTGGCATTGGTTTCCAAATTTGAATTTATCTTTTGTTTGAAATTTCTTTATCGAGTACTAAGTGTTACAGGAATTCTTTCTAAGGAGCTTCAAAGTGAAACCATagacattttttctttgtcttcaaaaATAGAAGCAATCTTGGAATGTTTATCATCTGAAAGAAATGATAACTATTTCAAAACTCTCTGGAATGGAGCAGAAGAAATTTGTCAAAAAATAACTTGTAAAGGTTTTGAGGTTGAAAGACcttcatttcagaaaagaaaaaaacttaagaaaacagTAGATCTTGGCAATTCAGAGTGCACGTTTTTTCCTGCCTCAACAGAAGAACAATATAAAATTAGCATTTATTACCAAGGCTTGGATACtatattacaaaatttaaaattgtgtttttcagAATTTGATTACTGTAAGATGAAGCAAATTTCAGAACTGTTATTTAAATGGAATGAACCATTAAATGAAGCAGCAGCCAAAGATGTCCAAGAATTTTATAAACTTGATGCAGACATCATCCCAGAACTTAGATTTTATCGGCAATATGCAAAGCTCAACTTTGTCCTAGAGTATGATTGTATCAACTTCAGCAATCTTGGTTATTTGTTTATTCAGCATGGTCTTCACAATAATATTCCTTGCATATCAGAGCTATTATATACTGCTTTGTCTTGGCCAGTTATTTCAGCAAGTgttgaaaattcattttctataCTGGCTCGtcttaaaacatatttatgtCATACCAGGGGACAAGAAAAGCTTAGTGGCTTGGCCCTAATGGCTGTTGAGCAGGAATTAGTAAGTAAACTGATGGAGCCTGAAAGACTCAATGAAATTGTGGAAAAATTTATCCTTCAGGTGAAAGAAATATAA